The proteins below come from a single Triticum aestivum cultivar Chinese Spring chromosome 5D, IWGSC CS RefSeq v2.1, whole genome shotgun sequence genomic window:
- the LOC123126231 gene encoding sugar carrier protein A-like has translation MAGSMAPLGVKKERAAEYKGHMTFAVAMACIVAAIGGSIFGYDIGISGVNTMDPFLQRFFPVVFQRKNSASLNNYCKYDNQALSAFTSILYLAGQVSTLVAAPVTRNYGRRASIICGGISFLMGAALNAAAVNLTTLILGRVMLGVGIGFGNQAVPLYLSEMAPAHLRGGLNMMFQLATTLGIFSANMINYGTQKIKPWGWRLSLGLVAAPALLMTIGGILLPETPNSLIERGRVEEGRRVLELIRGTADVDAEFTDMAEASELANTITHPFRNILERRNRPQLVMAVCMPAFQTLTGINSILFYAPVLFRSMGFGADWSLYSSMLTGAVLLFSTLISIATVDRLGRRKLLISGGIQMIVCQVIVAAILGVKFGADKQLSRSCSIVVVFVICLFMLAFGWSWGPLGWTVPSEIFPLETRSAGQSITVAVNLFFTFVIAQVFLSLLCAFKFAIFIFFAGWIAVMTAFVYVFLPETKGVPIEEMVMLWSKHWFWKIIMPAMPTMPLENGLGPSDIC, from the exons ATGGCTGGCAGCATGGCTCCGTTGGGAGTGAAGAAGGAGAGGGCGGCGGAGTACAAGGGGCACATGACGTTCGCCGTCGCCATGGCGTGCATCGTCGCCGCCATCGGGGGTTCCATCTTCGGCTATGACATCGGCATCTCCG GAGTCAACACCATGGACCCGTTCCTCCAGAGATTCTTCCCGGTGGTGTTCCAGCGGAAAAACTCGGCCAGCCTCAACAACTACTGCAAGTACGACAACCAGGCTCTCTCCGCCTTCACCTCCATCCTCTATCTTGCCGGGCAAGTCTCCACACTCGTGGCTGCGCCGGTGACAAGGAACTACGGCCGCCGCGCCAGCATTATCTGCGGCGGCATCAGCTTCCTGATGGGCGCGGCCCTCAACGCCGCGGCCGTGAACCTCACAACCCTGATCCTTGGCCGCGTCATGCTTGGCGTCGGCATCGGTTTCGGCAATCAG GCTGTGCCGCTCTACTTGTCCGAGATGGCGCCGGCGCACTTGCGCGGCGGGCTCAACATGATGTTCCAGCTCGCGACAACGCTTGGCATCTTCTCGGCGAACATGATCAACTACGGCACGCAGAAAATCAAACCGTGGGGGTGGCGCCTCTCGCTGGGCCTCGTGGCGgcgccagcactgctgatgacgaTCGGTGGGATCCTCCTCCCGGAGACGCCAAACAGCCTCATCGAGCGCGGGCGTGTCGAGGAGGGCCGGCGCGTGCTGGAGCTGATCCGCGGCACCGCGGACGTCGACGCTGAGTTCACAGACATGGCGGAGGCGAGTGAACTGGCCAACACTATCACGCACCCGTTCCGGAACATCCTGGAGCGACGTAACCGGCCGCAGCTggtgatggccgtgtgcatgccggCGTTCCAGACCCTGACGGGAATCAACTCCATCCTGTTCTACGCGCCGGTGCTGTTCCGGAGCATGGGCTTCGGTGCCGACTGGTCCCTCTACTCCTCCATGCTCACCGGCGCGGTGCTCCTGTTCTCCACGCTTATTTCCATCGCCACCGTCGACCGCCTCGGGAGGAGGAAGCTCCTCATCAGCGGCGGCATCCAGATGATCGTTTGCCAGGTGATCGTGGCGGCGATCCTCGGGGTAAAGTTCGGTGCGGACAAGCAGCTGTCGCGGAGCTGCTCGATCGTGGTGGTGTTCGTGATCTGCCTCTTCATGCTCGCGTTCGGGTGGTCGTGGGGTCCGCTTGGGTGGACGGTGCCGAGCGAGATCTTTCCGCTGGAGACGCGGTCGGCGGGGCAGAGCATCACGGTGGCCGTCAACCTGTTCTTCACCTTCGTCATTGCGCAGGTGTTCCTGTCGCTGCTCTGTGCTTTTAAGTtcgccatcttcatcttcttcgCTGGCTGGATAGCCGTCATGACCGCCTTCGTCTATGTCTTCCTGCCGGAGACCAAGGGCGTGCCCATCGAGGAGATGGTGATGCTCTGGAGCAAGCATTGGTTCTGGAAGATCATCATGCCAGCAATGCCGACGATGCCGCTCGAGAACGGCTTGGGACCAAGTGACATTTGTTAA